A window of Mustela erminea isolate mMusErm1 chromosome 19, mMusErm1.Pri, whole genome shotgun sequence genomic DNA:
ggataaacaaaatgtggtctacccacacaagggaatattattcggccttaaaaaggaaggagactCAAACACCTGTTATGTCCTGAATAGACCTTGAGGGCATTGTTCCAAGTGAGATAAatcagtcacagaaggacaaatactgtagggGTCACTTCCATGTGGGACTTAGGatggtcaaattcatagagacagaaggcagaatgtggggtgccaggggctgagggatgGGGTTGGAGAGAGGGTGCTTAGTAGCGGGGACAGTTTCAGTTCTGTAAGATGAAAAGAgtcctggagatggatggtggtgatggttgcatgacAATGTGAATGTAGTCAATACCACTGAATTGTCCCCATACAAttagttaagatggtaaattttatgtgtcatgTATTTTATAGCAATGGAaaacaataacaatttttaaaacacagttgaCTGCATTACCCCTGAGTTTCTGATGTAGTGGGTCTGGGGTGGatcctgggaatctgcatttctaataagcttccAGCTGATGGTGATGTCACTGGCCCCAAGGATCTCTaactctgagaaccactgatgtcAGGCAATCCCCACAGAGAGAAGACTAGAGAAATGAGTGTCTCAGTCTTGAAGGGTGAGATCAGCGAGGCCGTGTCCATGACCAAAGCAGAGGAGACACTGATTCTGGGGAGTGACATCCCAGTCTTAAGGCCAAGGAGGAAAGGACACATAGGAGGCGGGATAAAGACTCTCTTAAACTACGTGTCTCCTTCCCCCACAGAATTGTATGACACACCCACCCTCTCTGTCCATCCTGGGCCTGAGGTGACCTCAGGAGAGAACGTGAGCTTCTACTGTCGGCTAGACACTGCAACAAACAAGTTCTTTCTGCTCAAGGAGGGAAGATCCCCTCACCCTCAGCACAGATACGGGAACACCCAGGTGGAGTTCCCCATAGGTCCTGTGACCACAGCCCACAGAGGGACGTACAGATGTTTTGGCTCTTATAACAACCATGCATGGTCCTTCCCCAGTGAGCCTGTGAAGCTCCAggtcacaggtgaggaaaccctCAGATTTCCCCCACGTCCTCTCCAGAACCCCAAGTGAACCCCAACCAGTGATGAGGAAGACAGCAAAGGGACAGGTGGAAAGAGGCAGCAGGCACCTCCCTGAAGTGCCCTCCCTCACATGCATTTTGGGGAGGCCCAGCTGATTGTTCCTGAGGAAGAGGAATAAGGAGGGGGAAGACGCAAGGACTCGATGGGAAGACTGGAGGAAACCCAAAACccttatggttttctttgtttccactGCTAGAAGATTTTGGGGACACCAGCCTTGCACCCACAGAGCACACCTCTTTTTCTGGTGAGTAACAGTTACCTCTAAACTTGGTGGGGGGTGATTAGAGCCTCTCAGTGACACTAAGAACATGTTGCTTTTGTGGCACTTGTATCCCAAGTGGGAAACAGACCATGAGTCAAAGTCAGAGAAACAAGCTCAGCATGTAGCACAGGGGGAGCAAACAGTGGTGTGGAGGAAAGACAGAGCAAAACAAATGGGGTCAGGGTGACTGGGAGGGCAGGTGGCAATATTAGAACTGTCTGAATTGCCTCACAGAGGAGCAAAAACCTGAAGAACTGAGGACATTTGTTCTGTGGCTACCTGAAAAAGAACGTTCCAGAGAGAGGGAATGGCCACTGCATATGGCAGGGGGAGTGTGAGCCCCAGGAGTAATTCCCTGCACCGGGAGTGACCTTGCATGTGTGTTAGTGGGGATGGGGAGTGCGCTCAGAGCCTGGAAGAAAATGGGGAGATTGTGAATCGTCCAATGTGTGAGGAAGAAGCCATGTTGACCGAGGTAATGAGGAAGCTGATGGCCAGAAGGAAAACATGTCTGGCGTGAAGTTCTGGAGCTAAATTCCCCCCAGGTTCACCTGTCCTTTGGCTCTTCTTCTCACCAGACAGATGAAGCCACTAGGACCTTGAGGGTGGGGTGTGGACCTGGAAAAGCTGCATGAGGCCATGGGGCCCATCCGAGGGAGGAGAGGTGGCCTGGTGGCcaacactctctctttttctcactgcTTTACTTCCCTTTCGCCCACAGACTATTGGGATCTTGACTTGGTAACCACAGAGGCAGAATTCCAGCAAGGTAGGCAAGCAGCGGGTGTGCAGACTGTGAAGGAGTGTAATCTagaatggggagaaggagagaggcggGGCGAGGTATGTGCACCCATTCCTGTCAGTCCTCAGTCTGTCCTCTGACCCCAGACCTTGCCTCCTGGGATCACACTGCCCAGAATCTCCTTCGGATCATTCTGGCTTTCCTGGTCCTGGTGGCACTCATGTGCCTCCTGGCTGAAGACTGGCTTTGGAGGAAGAGGGCACAAGAAAAAGCCAACGGGGCTTCAAGTCAGGAATGCAGGAGAAGGTTCAGAACACAGAGACGCCTGAACGAATGACCAAGAGATGTGCTGGTCCCAGGTAGAGCCGAACTCTGGCCTTGACCCTGAGCTGAGCGAGCTCTGTGTTGTACCCACAAAGGGGGGTTCCCTGCAGGACACTGAGGGACAGCTGCATGGAGTCTGGCAAAGCTTGTTGGGCAGGGTGGGATGAAAGAGCTATATTTCCCTCCAGACAGACCCTCTTGTCTCTTCCGGGGTGTAAGCATTTTTGTGCCTGCCTGATGCGAACCAAAACCACTCTGGTTTTCCCCCAGAATATCTCCTTTGTTAACAGCATGGccacaaatatttccttcctaCTTTGGTCTTCATCCCTACTTCTTTCCATTGCTGCAATATGTCATTCAAGATATTTAATAAccagtacagaaaaaaataataaccagtatagaaaataataataataaccagtaTAGAATAGGCATTTATCAAAAGCAACAGGAGCCAGTGAGGCACCAACAGGTCAAAGGAGATACAGACCGTGAGCACACATATGGCTGAATGTGTCCTAGCTGGATCTCAGCCTTGCCCCGATTCCTCTGTCCTATATCACTACAGGCTTCTGTCTTCCTTGCTTCTTTATCCAGACTTTGCCTTCTTCCTCGGGTCTCCCCCAAGAGAGCTCCCAAACCCTCCATCTCAACATCAGATATCACCTCCATGCTCCCAAAGCACTTTCTGTTCATCTATAATAGCACCAGGGCTCTAACATTGCATACATATCCATTTTCCCATCTCTACCGTGAACTTGTGTGAATTAAGTCTGTGCTGGATCTGATGACTGTGCTCACAGCTCCTGCCACTAAGATAGCTCTCCAGAAATATATGTCAGGTCAGTCAGTACACAAATGGGGCAGTAGTGCAACTTAGCCCTTGAGACTGCTGACTATTGTCCTTGAAATGCTGTCTGGACACTTTGTTGCTTGAGAACTTCTACTGGACCAACCCATTAATATAATCATGATGTGGGTCCCTTCCCCCGTCAAGACTCTGATGCCTCACACAGCTCAAATCCATTCTCTAAATCTGAATTTTCTGTTACGCATCAGAGAACATTAATTCCAACCTCAAAGGGGTGACATGCATGTTTAACAAGATAAAgaatgtcggggcacctgggtggctcagtgggttaaagccttcagctcaggtcatgatcccagggtcctgggatcgagccctgcattgggctccctgctcagcagcgaacctacttcctcctctctctccctctctctctctctctctgtctacttgtgatctttgtcaaataaataaattaaatatttacatacaaaaaaaaaagaatgtcatgaaACCAGCATAGGCTCTGACACATGGAAGTTAACCCAATGCACAGCAGCTGTGACTATCCTGAGTATTACAGGGAATTGAAACTCATACCAATTGTTACCTCAAAACCAGTGGACCGGTACTAAACatccttctttctgttctccatCTGCTAGGTGTTCACGGACCAAGGACATCTGTTGATACTAAATCatcataatgttctttttttttttttgtctaaaaaaaatctttattttattctataacttgaaaaataaattcaattttatgtATAGAATTCTAAAtgcctgttcttttctttctacatatTAAAGATAATAttgcattgttttctttctttttttatttaattttttaatttattttcagtgtaacagtattcattgtttttgcaccacacccagtgctccatgcaatctgtgccctctaatacccaccacctggttcccccaacctcccacccccccaaccccttcaaaaccctcagactgtttttcagagtccacagtctctcatggttcataaTGTTCTTTATCCAAGACATGACGGACTTCTTCGGATTGTGTTTATGACAACCCAGATTTTCCATATTCTAACCCGTAGTAGGAAACCTACagtttcaagggggaaaaaaacggTGTAAGGTAGAAAAATTTGGGGTCTCCAGAGGTAAGTGCAGGGGCCTGAGAGCCTcctcagagaggtggggggggtcTTTTCCACACAAGGCTGTTCCCCTCACTCAAAGTCTTCCAAAACTGGCCAATAGGAGTAGACCAGGTGGTTAAGTAGAATATTGCTCTTCTTGAAATGTTAACCCAGTTTGTATTCCAGACAGCAAAATGAAGcatagggagggacagagggagggaaagttGGAGGAAGTACTGGCCAATTGTTTGTCATGGAGATTTATTGGAAACACTCAAAAGCACTTCCATTTATTTCTCAGTGGTTAGAACCTAATAGCTTTCCCACTTGGATACAAAGGAGGCTGAGAAAGATAGCTTTTATTTCAGGCGTCTCTGTGACAAGATCAATAGTGGCATTCCTATGACCAATGGAGTGAAGAGGGACGTGACAGAGTTGTGATAGGCAGCAGCAGTCTCTTTGACAAGACCCTACTATGTGCCGAGCACTGGTGAAAGGACCACATCCCTGGGCTGATTGACCAGGAGAGCAGATCTTCAAGAGAGTGGGTAAATGCAGTGAAAGGGTTTAAGTTGGGATCAAAGAACTATAGGATGATAGTGGAGCTTCTTTTATGCAAAATTCCATTCTGTAGAGACATTGAGGCAGGCATACAGATGAGGAATGGGGATAAAGGTGGCAGGTGTCTGTACCAATTCACGCTGAGACTCACAGGCAAGACAGAGGGTGAAAGCACGCCGTGTAAGTAGAGCTTTGAGCCTGGGTGACGCCAGGTGCACCATGTCAAGCACAGCCATGGAAGCTACATCTTAAATGCCCATTTCTTCCTTCAGGCTAAGGGAGCTCATTGAGTGATTTGATCATGGCTGTAATAAGATGACTTGTGCACTATAGAAAGACCATTCCAGtgacagagagaagggaatgcgcaggagaaaacaaaaccatggaGAAACAGCACAGTCGAGAATGTCTCCTGTTTTGGGAGTTGACAACCAGGGCGATGACTGGTATTGATAACCCAGAGGGAGGTCCAGTGATGGGTGATGGGTCCTGGTCCTGAGATTGGTaatatttgttggtttttttatttCCCAGGATTGCTTACATTATTCTGGGCCCTTTAGATTTCAATATTAACTTTAAGATGTCAGTTGTCACAAAAGACCAGCCTGGGTTGTGCATGAAATTGTACAAAAGCCATAGatcaatttggggggggggggggcgggattACCATCTCTTCAATCTTTCAGTCCATGAAAGCTTGCACCCTAAATGTGTTATATTTCACTATTTGTTTATATGTTCtctgatttctttaaataatatcaTGCAGTCCTCTATGTACAGAATGTGCACATTTTTTGTTAGATTTCTGTGAGATATATCCTCCAGTTTTATCAGCCCCAGATAGATCCCTAGGTACATGACTTTTATTTTGCAAGTGGTATCATTCTTTAAATAACTTTACCACCATTGTTTGTGCtggtgttataaaaataaaactggatctTGTTTACAGAATGTGTACTCAGTTGTCTTGCAGAGTTCACatcttaattttaacatttttagattattttagattatttctagctttaaaagatgtttagaaagggatttgagggaaattggaaggggaggtgaaccatgagagactatggactctgaaaaacagtctgagggttttgaaggggcggggagtgggaggttgggggaaccaggtggtgggtattagagatggcacggattgcatggagcactgggtgtggtgcaaaaacaacgaatgctgttacgctgaaaagaaataaaatatttttaaaaatgtttaggatttttttgtaaaattgatctcttttttttattgtcttactATCTGGCTGGAACCTCCAGCACATTAATCGATAGCAAGAATCCTTTTCTTATTACCAGTATCATGGGgaatatttttcatgtcttaCCACTGAGTAAGCAAGTGGTtataatttttctagatattcATTGTCCCAGTTAGAAAATACCTTTGAGTTATGAATGGGACCTCAAGGTTCAGAACACGAACAGTTATGTGGGGGAACCTTCATCGCCTCTACTCTTACTGGTCCATGGCTCTGAAGACCAGTTTTCTGCTTTGCCCCCTCAAACTCAGGCGTCAGCCCACCGGGAGGTGGTttctccccacacacacatttccgCTGAAGGTGTTTTTGTGATAAACATTTATGGCTTCCTAGAACTCGCAGTGGATGCTTCTCAGCCTCGTCTCACCTTTGTGCCTGTGTCGGTTGTATGACCACTTCCTCCCTGAAACAGTCGGCTTCAGCTGGCCTCCTCCGCTCATTTTCTGACTATCCTGCACTATCAGTTTTGCAGGGTTTCCACCACCAGAGCTTGTGGTTCCCATGGTAGACCTGCCTTTCTCTGGATACAAGCTGGGTAGATCTCATTTAAAGCcatggttccaatttctctaaGACGGATGCCCAAGTTAAGTCTATCTCTCTGAACCCTagttttttgggattttttttttttttttggaacttcGGATTATTTTATCAGGTTCTTCCAACCAACCTAGACTCATCATCCTCCTACCACCAAAGTTGTTCTTCTCTTTTGGAAaactccagctttgttctcttttctatACCTATGCTTGTGCTCTGATCACTGCCCGGAAGAAGTGCCGTACAAATTAGCAGGTAATGGAACATTGTCATTTACGTGCTTGTGGGTAGAGAtcgatatttttattatttctcataacAACTATCCCTTTGGCCATTTGCCTTTTGGAAGTTCAATCAGGTAAAgatcttatatataaatatttttaggggcacctgggtggctcagtcagttaagcacctgactggttgttgttgttgttgttttaattaatttatttattttcagaaaaacagtattcattattttttcaccacactcagtgctccatgcaatccgtgccctctataatacccaccacctggtaccccaacctcccacccccccccgccacttcaaacccctcagattgtttttcagagtccatagtctcatgatTCAAGTTAACGTGTAATGTAGTACTGATTTCAggagaatttagtggttcatcacttacatataacccCAAGTACTTATCCcaacacctgccctccttaatgcccgtcactaTATCacctcaggacttgatctcagggctgtgagttcaagccccgcattgggctccatgcagggcatggaatctacataaataaataaacatttttaaaagattgtcttatttttttaatttattttaattttttatttttcattacgtcaagttagccaacatataatacatcataagtttttaaaaatatatatagtatatgttatatattggAGGTATAATTTCCTCAGTTACATTCATATCACAGTGTTTTTCTGATATATGGTATCCACTGCAACTCACACTTTGATTTATGTTTCATTGTTGGTAAATGCCTTTGACCTCTCTTCCTCTATTCCATTTAAAAGACCTCAAAAACCCCAACACAAAGGTCCTCAATCTTTTCACCAATGTCTTTGTCTTTAGATTAGCTATTTTCTCACATACACGCATATGTCATATGCCTACGCTGTAATAGTTGTTTAACTTTAAAATCAACTTAATGTAACTCTTATGTACATCATGGCTAGTGTGAAGCACCAGGGCAGTCAGCTGCCTGCCAGTCAGACACCCACTGGGACAACTCTTCTTGCACATGTATGTCTGAGACCCTCAAATGCAGCATGTTGGGGGCACCTCTGCACTCCTCTCTTCTGGGACCAGATGATCTTGTATTGTGGGGGAATTGCCTCCCTCAGCTcaactgctgtaacaaaataccatagactcagtggcttaaacaacagaaatttattttctcgtAGTCCTGAGACTGGGAAgctcaagatcaaggtgccagacAATTCAGCTCCTCAATAAGGATTACTTCCTGCTGGGGAGAGGGCCTTTCCTCAGTGCGGGCACAGATTCTGAAAAGACCACCAATCCTATCAGATCAAGAGCCCACCAGTATGGCCTCATTTAAACCTCATGATCcaggacggctgggtggctcagtcagttaagccgatgacttcagctcaggtcatgatcccagggtcctgggattgagtccccacatcaggatccttgctcagcagagagcccacttctctctccacctctgcctgccactctgcctgcttatgtgtgttctctctccctctctctctctctctgacaaataaataaaatcttaaaaaaaaaaatcatgatccCTTAAAAGCCCTAGAACCAAATACAGCTCCAGTAGCAAAGGCTTCAATGTAtgcaacgggggggggggggctacaATTCAGTCTCTATCCATGAGATGCCAAGTGCACCCCCTTAACCTTGACTCTGGATGTTGCTAAATGTCCCTTTGGAGACAAAATCACCCCCGGTTAAGAACTTCAGGCCTAGAAGGATATAAAGAGGGCACTGGGAGTAGTGAGTGGCATGAAGTCTAGCCTAGCAACCGCTGGTGACCATGTGAGCCCCTACCAAccccccaggcagagggaacaggaaggGAGGCCAAAGGGGGCATGCTTGGGAAAATAGCAGGTGCCCAGCATGGCTAGAGCGATGAGCTCCGGGAAGGTGGGTGACTGGGTCAGCAAGGCCAGGTTAGACATGAAACCTAATGCCAGTTCTTAAAAAACAGAGATGTCTTACTCAATGCTGAGTCTGGGGAATTGCCCTAGAATTGTAACCCTACATCTACTCGGAACTGAGGGGTGGAAGGcagttctttctttctggcaGAGAATCATCTCAGCCAgcatttctcaacctcagcactactgaGATTTGGGGCCAGATCATTGTTTGTGGTTGGAGCATTGCAGGATGTTTAACAGTATCTTGTCTCTCCTCCTCGGACACCAGTAGCTCCCCCTCCCTCAGTGCtgacaaccagaaatgtctctGGACATcaagggggtgggagaaggatcACCCCaagctgagaaccactgggtcTGGGGAGAGATCCAGGAGGTTAGTCTAAGCGTCAGACCTGGAGGTCAGCAAGCTCTGAGGGAGAGTCTGAGGGGGACCTCAACAGACAGAGATGTCGAATGGGCTGCTGGGCAATGGACCTGCTGCAGAGAGCCCGGCCAGCCCTGCCTCTGCCAGTTCCATTCACCCATCAACCATCATTGTCTTCTCCTGGATCCTGAGCCCTGTCCAGGGTCCTCTGCCTCTGCAGGAAGAAGGGTATTTCCCTAGTCTATCTGGACCCATCTCTGAGGTGTGCATTGTGTGCCTGTGCTCTGGACATGGCAGATTTTTCTCTACCGAAGTGTGAGGGTTCCCCACTTGCTCTATTGTAGATTGTTCcacttctccccccaccccaggtctatGATGGATTGTTCCACTTCTGGTTCCTCCATGGGTCTATGGTAGATTGTTCCGCTTCTGGCTCCCCACCTCCCCGGTCTATGGTGGATCATTCCACATTTGGTTCCCCCCTGAGTCTATGGTGAATTGTTCCACTTCTGGTTCCCCCCTTCCCTACCACCCGCTCCCCCTTCTATGGTGGATTGTTCCACTtctggttccccccacccccctatgGTGGATCGTTCCACTTCTGGTTCCCCCCTGGGTCTATGGTGGATTGTTCCACTTCTGCCCCACCATGGGTCTATGATGGATTGTTGTTCCACTTCTGGTTCCCCCTTGGGTCTATAGTGGATTGTTCCACTTCTGGCTCTCCCATGGGTCTATGGTGGATCGTTCCTCTTCTGGTTCCCCCCTGAATCTATGGTGGATCCTTCCACTTCTGGTCCCCCTTGATCCATGATGGAATGTTCCACTTCTGGCTTCCCCGGAGCCTGTCACGGATTTCCCAGACCACCTATTTGCAATTACAGACCACGCACCTGCAATCACGGAATTGGGAAGACCTGCAAGAGAAGGGCTGGCAAGAGTGCCTGGGAAGTAGGTTCCAGCCCCGAATCTTCCTGTATTCAGGGCTCTGGGCCATCTTCTATCCTGAGGCTTTTTATGGGAGAAGGAAGCTTAAAAACCCACATGTCTTCCCCAGCCACCCTGTGCTAACCAAGAAGAAGGTCAAGTAGGCATGAGGTGGGGGGCAAGATTCTCCGACTCAGGGACCCTGGGCCTGGACACAGCGCTGGATGAGAAGCCCAAGTAAGATCACCCCAAACCTGCAGGGTTTCTGTCTCATCCTGGGCACAGGATGGCCCGGCACTTTCTTTCTGGACTCCCCAGGCTCAGCAGGGTAGGAGAGTTCAGGAGGCGCAATGGCCAGTCCCCAGCCCACGTGCACCTGCAGGGCTGAACTGGTAAGGGACGATTTCTGTGGGGAGTGTCTCATGGTGGCACAGATGTGGAGAGTGGGACCCACTAAACCCAGGAGGCTGAGGTCTCCAGCACCTGCCCTGTGGACcgtaaagagaaggaaaagtggaCTCCTCCTAGGGGGTTATTTCCCCAGCAGGGCGAAGTGTCCTAAAGACACAGGATCAGGCAGGAAGCCCTGCAGCTGTCCACCTGCTGTGGGGTGTTCAGTCCCAGAATGATGGAATTATTTTAATCATCATTATTGACATATAGTTGGCCATGTTtggttagtttcaggtgtaaagcATAATGATTCAATTATACACAGTGCTCATCTTAAGTCTAGTCACCATATGTtatgatatttttgtttatacTCACTATACTGCGCTTTTCTTCCCCGTGAcatgtattttataactggaggtttgtaccttttaacccctttcatctatttttattgatttgactgATTattccccacacccctcctcccctctggcaaccaccagtttgttttctgtattgatcagcctgtttctgttcttttgggtATTTTTGTGGGGCTGTGGTGTGCCATGTAGGATGGTCAGCAGCACCCTGGGTCTCTGCCTGCTAGAAGCTAGTAACACAACCAGGTGTAGCCAAAAAAATCTGGGACAGTCAcacacagagggacagaaagcagattagtgggcATGTGGCTTCCCTTTGGGGTGAAGAACACATTCTGAGACTAGATACTGGGGATGTTTGCATAGTGTTCAATACACTCAGTGTGGCTaaactgtacacttgaaaaaaTTACAATGGTAAATTTGATGTTATGTGTACTTTTTATGTGCTCTTtttatcacagtaaaaaaaaaaaaaagtctctaggCATTGCCAAGTGTCCTCTGGTTGAGGTCAAATTTTCT
This region includes:
- the NCR1 gene encoding natural cytotoxicity triggering receptor 1 isoform X2; this encodes MTSTLTALLYLGLFLSRTVSTEKQNLSKPIIWAKPDFMIPKGKQALIFCQGTPEAVNYQLYFEGHLFLQQSPKQHGRRNIAMFHIPAMTPLTAGQYKCIYRSKKLWSNPSDPLDLVVTELYDTPTLSVHPGPEVTSGENVSFYCRLDTATNKFFLLKEGRSPHPQHRYGNTQVEFPIGPVTTAHRGTYRCFGSYNNHAWSFPSEPVKLQVTDFGDTSLAPTEHTSFSDYWDLDLVTTEAEFQQDLASWDHTAQNLLRIILAFLVLVALMCLLAEDWLWRKRAQEKANGASSQECRRRFRTQRRLNE
- the NCR1 gene encoding natural cytotoxicity triggering receptor 1 isoform X3, whose protein sequence is MTSTLTALLYLGLFLSRTVSTEKQNLSKPIIWAKPDFMIPKGKQQSPKQHGRRNIAMFHIPAMTPLTAGQYKCIYRSKKLWSNPSDPLDLVVTELYDTPTLSVHPGPEVTSGENVSFYCRLDTATNKFFLLKEGRSPHPQHRYGNTQVEFPIGPVTTAHRGTYRCFGSYNNHAWSFPSEPVKLQVTEDFGDTSLAPTEHTSFSDYWDLDLVTTEAEFQQDLASWDHTAQNLLRIILAFLVLVALMCLLAEDWLWRKRAQEKANGASSQECRRRFRTQRRLNE
- the NCR1 gene encoding natural cytotoxicity triggering receptor 1 isoform X4, producing MTSTLTALLYLGLFLSRTVSTEKQNLSKPIIWAKPDFMIPKGKQSPKQHGRRNIAMFHIPAMTPLTAGQYKCIYRSKKLWSNPSDPLDLVVTELYDTPTLSVHPGPEVTSGENVSFYCRLDTATNKFFLLKEGRSPHPQHRYGNTQVEFPIGPVTTAHRGTYRCFGSYNNHAWSFPSEPVKLQVTEDFGDTSLAPTEHTSFSDYWDLDLVTTEAEFQQDLASWDHTAQNLLRIILAFLVLVALMCLLAEDWLWRKRAQEKANGASSQECRRRFRTQRRLNE
- the NCR1 gene encoding natural cytotoxicity triggering receptor 1 isoform X1, with the translated sequence MTSTLTALLYLGLFLSRTVSTEKQNLSKPIIWAKPDFMIPKGKQALIFCQGTPEAVNYQLYFEGHLFLQQSPKQHGRRNIAMFHIPAMTPLTAGQYKCIYRSKKLWSNPSDPLDLVVTELYDTPTLSVHPGPEVTSGENVSFYCRLDTATNKFFLLKEGRSPHPQHRYGNTQVEFPIGPVTTAHRGTYRCFGSYNNHAWSFPSEPVKLQVTEDFGDTSLAPTEHTSFSDYWDLDLVTTEAEFQQDLASWDHTAQNLLRIILAFLVLVALMCLLAEDWLWRKRAQEKANGASSQECRRRFRTQRRLNE
- the NCR1 gene encoding natural cytotoxicity triggering receptor 1 isoform X6, whose translation is MIPKGKQSPKQHGRRNIAMFHIPAMTPLTAGQYKCIYRSKKLWSNPSDPLDLVVTELYDTPTLSVHPGPEVTSGENVSFYCRLDTATNKFFLLKEGRSPHPQHRYGNTQVEFPIGPVTTAHRGTYRCFGSYNNHAWSFPSEPVKLQVTEDFGDTSLAPTEHTSFSDYWDLDLVTTEAEFQQDLASWDHTAQNLLRIILAFLVLVALMCLLAEDWLWRKRAQEKANGASSQECRRRFRTQRRLNE
- the NCR1 gene encoding natural cytotoxicity triggering receptor 1 isoform X5 codes for the protein MIPKGKQALIFCQGTPEAVNYQLYFEGHLFLQQSPKQHGRRNIAMFHIPAMTPLTAGQYKCIYRSKKLWSNPSDPLDLVVTELYDTPTLSVHPGPEVTSGENVSFYCRLDTATNKFFLLKEGRSPHPQHRYGNTQVEFPIGPVTTAHRGTYRCFGSYNNHAWSFPSEPVKLQVTEDFGDTSLAPTEHTSFSDYWDLDLVTTEAEFQQDLASWDHTAQNLLRIILAFLVLVALMCLLAEDWLWRKRAQEKANGASSQECRRRFRTQRRLNE
- the NCR1 gene encoding natural cytotoxicity triggering receptor 1 isoform X8 — encoded protein: MTSTLTALLYLGLFLSRTVSTEKQNLSKPIIWAKPDFMIPKGKQALIFCQGTPEAVNYQLYFEGHLFLQQSPKQHGRRNIAMFHIPAMTPLTAGQYKCIYRSKKLWSNPSDPLDLVVTELYDTPTLSVHPGPEVTSGENVSFYCRLDTATNKFFLLKEGRSPHPQHRYGNTQVEFPIGPVTTAHRGTYRCFGSYNNHAWSFPSEPVKLQVTGEETLRFPPLCPLTPDLASWDHTAQNLLRIILAFLVLVALMCLLAEDWLWRKRAQEKANGASSQECRRRFRTQRRLNE